The proteins below come from a single Megalops cyprinoides isolate fMegCyp1 chromosome 5, fMegCyp1.pri, whole genome shotgun sequence genomic window:
- the bhmt gene encoding betaine--homocysteine S-methyltransferase 1 produces MAPVGPKKGILERLDAGEIVIGDGGFVFALEKRGYVKAGPWTPEAAAEHPEAVRQLHREFLRAGSNVMQTFTFYASDDKLENRGNTLSFTGQQINEAACDLAREVANEGDALIAGGVSQTPSYLSCKSEDEVKAVFRKQLDVFIKKNVDFLIAEYFEHVEEAEWAVQILKTSGKPVAATLCIGPEGDLNGVSPGDCAVRLVKAGAQIVGVNCHFDPMTCVRTVKLMKEGVERAGLKVHYMVQPLAYHTPDCNCQGFIDLPEFPFALEPRILTRWDMHKYAREAYNVGIRYIGGCCGFEPYHIRAIAEELAPERGFLPTASEKHGNWGSGLEMHTKPWVRARARRDYWEKLKPASGRPKCPSMSTPDSWGVTKGHADLMQQREATTQEQLKQLFQKASTNN; encoded by the exons ATGGCACCAGTTGGACCAAAGAAG GGTATTCTGGAGCGCCTCGATGCTGGCGAGATTGTCATCGGAGACGGGGGTTTTGTGTTTGCCCTGGAGAAGAGGGGTTATGTGAAGGCAGGACCCTGGACTCCCGAAGCCGCCGCGGAGCATCCCGAGGCTG TTCGACAGCTGCACCGGGAATTCCTGAGGGCGGGGTCGAATGTCATGCAGACGTTCACGTTCTACGCTAGCGACGATAAACTGGAGAACAGGGGCAACACTCTAAGCTTCACG GGGCAGCAAATCAACGAGGCCGCTTGTGACCTTGCCAGGGAAGTGGCCAATGAGGGTGATGCCTTGATTGCAGGTGGAGTCTCCCAGACACCCTCCTACCTGAGCTGCAAGAGTGAGGATGAAGTGAAGGCTGTCTTCAGGAAGCAGCTTGATGTCTTCATCAAGAAGAACGTGGACTTCCTAATTGCTGAG TACTTTGAACACGTAGAGGAGGCTGAGTGGGCCGTCCAGATTCTGAAGACCAGTGGGAAGCCTGTGGCAGCCACCTTGTGCATCGGACCTGAGGGAGATCTGAATGGAGTCAGTCCAGGAGATTGCGCAGTCAGGCTGGTCAAGGCTG GTGCCCAGATTGTTGGGGTCAACTGCCACTTTGACCCCATGACCTGCGTGAGGACCGTGAAGCTCATGAAGGAGGGGGTGGAGCGTGCTGGACTCAAAGTTCACTACATGGTCCAGCCCTTGGCATACCACACCCCAGACTGCAACTGCCAGGGCTTCATTGACCTGCCTGAGTTCCCCTTCG CCTTGGAACCCAGAATCCTGACCAGATGGGACATGCACAAGTATGCCAGGGAGGCATACAACGTGGGCATCCGCTACATCGGGGGCTGCTGCGGGTTCGAGCCCTACCACATCCGCGCTATAGCAGAGGAGCTGGCACCAGAGAGGGGCTTCTTGCCCACTGCTTCTGAGAAGCATGGCAACTGGGGCAGCGGCCTGGAGATGCACACCAAGCCCTGGGTCCGAGCCAG GGCCCGACGCGACTACTGGGAGAAGCTGAAGCCGGCGTCCGGGCGCCCCAAGTGTCCTTCCATGTCCACCCCGGACAGCTGGGGCGTGACAAAAGGACACGCTGACCTGATGCAGCAGAGGGAGGCTACCACCcaggagcagctgaagcagctgtTCCAGAAGGCCAGCACTAACAACTGA
- the LOC118777955 gene encoding betaine--homocysteine S-methyltransferase 1-like translates to MAPVKKGILERLNAGEVVIGDGGFVFALEKRGYVKAGPWTPEATVTHPEAVRQLHREFLRAGSNVMQTFTFYASDDKLENRGNNLRLTGQQINEAACDLAREVANEGDALVAGGVSQTPSYLSCKSESDVKSIFKKQMDVFIKKNVDFLIAEYFEHAEEAEWAVQVLKTSGKPVAATLCIGPEGDLNGVSPGDCAVRLVKAGAQIVGVNCHFDPMTCVKAVKLMKEGVERAGLKAHYMVQPLAFHTPDCNRQGFIDLPEFPFALEPRILSRWDMHKYAREAYKVGIRYIGGCCGFEPYHIRAVAEELAAERGFKPAASEKHGMWGSGLEMHTKPWVRARSRREYWEKIQPASGRPTCPSMSTPEGWGVTKGHADLIQHKEATSEQEIRHLLEMQKKAKAST, encoded by the exons ATGGCACCCGTGAAAAAG GGCATTCTTGAGCGTCTGAATGCGGGCGAGGTTGTCATTGGAGACGGAGGCTTTGTGTTCGCCCTGGAGAAGAGGGGTTATGTGAAGGCAGGACCCTGGACTCCTGAGGCCACCGTGACACACCCTGAAGCAG TTCGACAGCTGCACAGGGAATTCTTGAGAGCCGGGTCGAATGTCATGCAAACTTTTACATTCTACGCCAGTGATGACAAACTAGAGAACAGAGGCAACAACCTGCGGCTCACT GGGCAGCAAATCAATGAGGCCGCATGTGACCTTGCCAGGGAGGTGGCCAATGAGGGTGATGCCTTGGTTGCAGGCGGAGTCTCCCAGACACCCTCCTACCTGAGCTGCAAGAGCGAGAGTGATGTGAAGTCTATCTTCAAAAAACAGATGGATGTCTTTATCAAGAAGAACGTGGACTTTTTGATTGCTGAG TACTTTGAACATGCAGAGGAGGCTGAGTGGGCCGTCCAGGTTCTGAAGACCAGCGGGAAGCCTGTCGCAGCCACGTTGTGCATCGGACCTGAGGGAGATCTGAATGGAGTCAGTCCAGGAGACTGCGCAGTAAGGCTGGTCAAGGCTG GAGCCCAGATTGTTGGGGTCAATTGTCACTTTGACCCCATGACCTGTGTGAAGGCAGTGAAGCTCATGAAGGAGGGGGTGGAGCGTGCTGGACTCAAAGCTCACTACATGGTCCAGCCCTTAGCTTTCCACACCCCAGACTGCAACCGCCAGGGCTTCATTGACCTGCCTGAGTTCCCCTTCG CATTGGAACCCAGAATCCTGAGCAGATGGGACATGCACAAGTACGCCAGGGAGGCATACAAAGTGGGCATCCGCTACATCGGGGGCTGCTGCGGGTTCGAGCCCTACCACATCCGCGCTGTAGCAGAGGAACTGGCAGCTGAGAGAGGTTTTAAACCCGCTGCTTCTGAGAAACATGGAATGTGGGGCAGTGGCCTAGAGATGCACACCAAGCCCTGGGTCCGAGCCAG GTCCCGCCGTGAGTATTGGGAGAAGATTCAGCCTGCATCTGGGCGTCCCACATGCCCCTCGATGTCCACCCCGGAAGGCTGGGGAGTGACCAAGGGACACGCCGATCTGATCCAGCACAAGGAGGCCACCAGTGAACAGGAGATCCGACACCTCCTGGAAATGCAGAAGAAGGCCAAGGCCAGCACATGA